The Carassius gibelio isolate Cgi1373 ecotype wild population from Czech Republic chromosome B18, carGib1.2-hapl.c, whole genome shotgun sequence sequence tcagctttgccatttaagaaataaatcacattttaaaatctttttatatagaaaacgattattttaaattgtaataatgtttcacaatgttaatgcatttttgattaaatgcagccttggtgagcaaaagataatgtaaatattagcaatttaaatttttctccttaatttacaattatttacaattccaatttatgtttaaaaaaatttatttggtgAGGGAACTATCCTATTGTTTGCCCTTTGACAATACTCTTTCTTGCTTCATGACAAACAGGTttttacggaagttctaagctgccatgcattataatttttttccttcttgttttctcattataacgacttaattttctcgttatctcgaaataaccaaagtcattttctcgttatctcgaaataaccaaagtcattttctcgttatctcaacataacgaaaatcgttttctcgttataacgacttaattttctcgttatctagACATAACGAAAGACGTTTTCAGTAAAACTTTCATGTttttataacgagaaaacaaactttcgttatgtcgagataacgagaaaataaAACTACTTCCGTAGTTTTAAGGGTAGGTGTGGACGTGATTTTTTTTCCTGGCGAATCACCGTTTATCCAGTCGACAAATGTGGGATGGCACCATTATGGTGGAAAAGAGGTACATATCAACTTAAAAAATACCTCACATGCTCATCTTCCAGACTTTTTGTCCCTGAAGTCTTCTCGTCACAGGCAATGTAAACATATAACATCTCAGAGCACTGCACATCTGCTCTGCAACATAATCATGCTTCACAGCCAATCCGAACGCAACGCTTATGAGATCCAGTTAATGTAATATGCTTTCAGATGTCATGACAGTGTACTAAAATGGTGTTGTAACCTCTGGCATACAGCCACTGCCTGTGATGAGACGACGTGAAGAGGTGCGAGTGCTTACTCGATGGTTTTCCTGCTCTGGACCTCATGACCAGCATAGACTCTAATACTGTCACCTTGTGCTGTTAAAACCATCGGTTAAGATTCTGTACAAAATGTACAACATAGAAATACATACAGTTTAGGTTATTACAGTGAGGCCTACAAAAGAAAACGACCACAAATTCCAGTGTCCAGTATTGCAGGCGGAGCCGTTTCTGTCAGTCTCTACTGTGGCCCGATCAAAAACTGGTTTGAGTTTTACATTATCACATCATGGCCGTTTACAACACACATAATAAAGCTATCAAAACAAAAGTTTCCAAAATCTCTctataaaggattttttttttgttcttttgtttctcTACAACGTCAGTTTATATTTACAACAAGccctaaaaataatttaataatcatcataatcatACACACTTTCTACACACTGTAGGCAGACCTAGTTCTTGGGCAGAGCACAATGTGTGCTGATTGGCTAACAGTCGCTAAGGAGcaggagtctggaggaagaggcGAGGTCACAGAGAGGAAGTGGTGGAGTCGACGATCTCTCTGCCGTTGCACACCGTCGGAACGTATTGGGCGCTAACAGATGCTTAAGAAAGAGAGCAAAAGGAGAATTAGACAAATGAAAAGAAGGTATGGACACAGGAATGTAAAAGAGGTGGGAGCTAACaagtcattttttatatttgttactGCATATAATATCATATAGTTATAGCAAATAACTGCATATAGTTATTTTCGCAAGAAATTTATCCCAACGTTTTTATAAAATCATGCAGTAATGcatattatttttgattatttaaaactgaaatagcaTTAGAAATATTAAGGAAGAAATACTCAATATTAattgcatgcatattactagcatattggctgtatATTAGTATTATATAGTAACACATatcaatgccttattctgcattacCATATTTTAGATCTCTTAATCCTGCCCCATACCTAAATCTAACACCTACCTTACTAACTACTGATAAGCAACACATTAGGATGGTTTTGAGGCAACTCTCatagttaaaagtgagaattaggccttaagataaagtgtgaatATAAAGTCGGTATAGGGAAATCACTTATTAAGATATTCCGTGCATAATGAAAATGTCCATACTGTGTTTAAAAGTATTCTGTATACTGCAGCAATAGTGATGTTAAATAGATGTTAAAATgcaattccaaacacagccaggTTTACAGATGGCCAACTTCACATAAAAGGGACCACGAACTTCACATAGTTCACCGACATCGTTTTTCCCTAATTTGATTCTCCTCTCATCACCTCCCTCCTCCTCTCTTCGCTCCTTGCATGTAACTGTATGTGATCTCTGCTCTGCAGTGTCTTCTCTTCTTTGCAGTGTCTTTCATGTTATTTATTAGAtggataaaatgtaaataaagatgaAACTGTTTACCTGATCTGTTTTTGTGCTTGTGAATAATGCATTAGAGCAGAAGCTGTTTTCTGTGCACACATGGGCTTATTACCCAGCATCAGGCGGCAGAACGGCCGCTCAGCCACACATTTCCTCTGGGCTCTTACACAACTGCTCTGTGTGACAATGCTGACATTAAAATCCTCAGTGTAAATTGGCATATCAAAGGGCTGTAATCACTACAAACCGTCTGTGTAAGCACTGCGGAAAGTTCAACACTGGCAACCAGTTTGCCTTGTGTGTCACTTGTGCTTTGCAGCATTTTCTCACTTTGTGCAGTTTATTTTTGTGCCTTTTTTGGCTCTAAGTGGTTGCAAGTTTTGATTGTGATTCATGATTgtgaaattatataatacattatcaCATTAGACCCATCAAGCCACAACCATGGCAATACAATTGATTGATtctgacaatttaaaaaaatatattattttatactttattttgacTCTATTTGTCCTGGGTAGTTACCAGTCAGTCTGCTAAGTTAAAATTGTAAGTCTAATTgcttaaaaaagtaataagtaggtatttatttaatgtttaatttttatttattgcaacaAATTTCactattcaattttattttctcaaacAATTGTATTATTAAAGTGAATGGCATAAACGTGATGGTatcactttagtatagggacaaattctcactgttaactagttgTTTGTTAGCATgcctgttattaacatattggctgtttattagtacttataaagtacatattctgcatgaccatattctacatccttaatcctacccaatacctaaacttaacagcaACCTTACTAGCTAAATTAGGAGTTAACTGAGGCAAAatttgtagttaatggtttgataatagcgagaattggaccgtAAAATAATCTGTGACCAATGTAACGTACTTAAACTTCAAATATGGCGAAATATATTTTCGTTTTGGGTGTAGATCTCACCTTGGGACGCGTAGCTAGTGGCCGGCCCACTCACACTAAACCGGTTCATGTTTAACCGGTGACTGGCGACGTTCTTCTGAGGCTGGAACATGATGATGTGGACTTTGGGGGCAAACATGCAGCCCAGCACCACAAATCCACTCAGACTGACAGATATACACATGGTTGTGGTTtggacctgagagagagagagagagagagagagagagagagagaggaaaaccaCAATTCATGTCTCACCCTCATTGTCTCTATGGTGACTCCCATTCATTCCCATAATCAGAAGCTATTAGTTGTAACTATCAAGAACCCCCTCGGCTAATAAAGAGGTAGAGCACGGGGGTATAATAACAGTGACATTTAGCGAAGTGCTGCGTAAATAGCATTTGATTAGAAGTAGTTGAACGTCTCCCATTAGCAACATAATTTTCCTCCCTCCAGTTTTAGATCTTTGTGTTGTTCCCTGCGGTCCCCCGTCAAGGCGCACCGCTGTTAGAGAACGAATAGGAGGACGGATATAACGCTAAACTGAACAGAATTTTCTCAGCCCAGGGGAATCTAGATCTTCACTAACTATCCAACGCTGTTCCGCTTAAGGAACGATTTCACAGAGTGCTAAACGAACGGTATGATCCTTTCAGTTAGACTTTTATCTCATTATGACTTATCAGCGGGTTCCCCGTGCGCGTATGTTCATGTCCTGCTAAAAATACGCGAACAGATAAGCTGTTCTGTTAGTCTTGCTCATATTTTCTGCAATGTAATCAGCATGAGCCATCTTATGAAGGCGGTCTTATTCTGTTGTGTTTTACTCGGTCGGTTTATAGCTCTGCATGCATTTGCACTCGGGTTTCTGTATCTTTCAACTATCCTGTGCTTCTACAGGCATCAGCATTCTGCGCGAACGGTCTCTGAGGGCCGTGTCTCTTGAGCAAAGAGCCTCTCTTCGCACTTCATTGACTGTGGCCTAGTAATATACGTTTTCGTCCTGCTCACTGCAAGAATTCCTCTTTGCGTCAGCAGGCTGTCTACATGGTCCAGTTTCTCTCTTGAGTGGCAATGCTGTTTGGGTACTTCAAGCTGGTGTGGTGAATGACAAGCTGGGTTATAGAGACTGAATCGCTCTATGTGATATATTTGTTGCATCTACGAGCTATTGAGAAGTTTTCTGTTGAGGCTACATGTTTGCTGAAGATTTAAATTTGTCAACAGATTGACAGTTCTGCTTACTTGGTGTAATTCTTAATACACGTAACAGCTATCTGAACAGCAGGCGTCTTGCGGTCCCACAAGCGTGGATACAAGACAACGTCTTCTGTTTTGCATGTCAATGGCTTTTTTTCTGGTTCCGCTTTTCAGCTCAGATCAGTTTGATTCATTCTCACTAAAGCAGATTAAATCTGTGTTCAGTTAGCTTCAGGTACTTTCATTTGATTTGAGCAGTATTTCTGCTTATGTCAGACAGGAATGGctataacaatataaatgttaaGAATTGGTTACCTTGAAATTCATGAGCTGGAAATGTAATCAATTTGGCCACACCCCAAAGCAAGCTGAATTCATTTCAATTTGTACAAtaacaaatattgtttttttttgttttttttaagtaaaaagatAAGTAAGATGTCCCCTACCCTCAGAATATTAGTTCTCTAATAATTCAAGTTATAAAAAAggatgtattatttaataattccatgatatattttttttgcaaacatattCATCATTCACCACATCATATTCCAATTCTGCAGAATCattaaatctgaatttatatatcTTATATGTCTGAAGTCACACAGGTAtacttgtagcaatagccaacaatacattgtaaaggtcaaaattattgattttttcttttatgccagaaatcattaggatataaagtaaagatcatttGCCATCAGGATATATTGtcaatttcttaatttaaatataacaaaacgtattttttgattagtaataccaGATCACTAGATGATAATCACCAGATGTTGGTAACAACCCAAGTAAAACTCtgtcattccattttattacacataacttaatttctgaatttatttgtttagttttctttgtatgtatggattacttgggATGTTACCGACATCTGGTAAAATATCAAGTTAACAGCAACTTTGGAAATAtatattactgaaaaaaatagtgatgcatacaatatttattttacccattgtatgcattgctaaggacttcatttggacaactttaaagccaattttcttttttgcacagtcagattcaagatttttttatatttatatatcagaCAGTTTTATCATATtctaacaaatcatacatcaatggaaagcttatttataaaaaaaaaaaaacaataataattacacttatgactgattttgtggtccagagtcacatatgttactgttcaaatgtatTGTTGACTTGGATTCTGTTATTTGATTTGTCTGCTATTATTAGAATTTAGCATTTTTAcactcttttaaaaatgtatataacaaacaatctatacattttaaatattatagatCTGTCTGTGTATAAGCCCTATGAAACATCTTTAAACTTTCAGACGAGGCTTAATGAATCCTTCATTCAAGATTTGCCCTGACAAACCTTCCTCTTCTACTTGAAGGGaagtttatccaaaaatgtaacttttgtcATTGTTTCATATCAgaacaaaagaagatactttaaCTTTGGCAACAAAGCAACATTGGAGCCCATTGACAAacacaaaatatcttattttgtgttcgaCAGAAGAAATagtgtcatacaggtttggaatgacatgttcATAGCCAGACAGTGACAcaataacatttttgggtgatttatccctttaaatgttacACTTATTGCAGTTATATGAAtttcttttaactttaattttacaGAATTAATTTTACAGTGTCAGACGTACCCTGTAGTCACTGGAGGTGACGTAGAAGATAGGCAAGAAGGCCAGCCAGATGATACAGGTGGTGTACATGGTGAAGCCGATGAACTTGGCCTCATTGAAGTTCTCCGGACACTTGCGGGTCTTGAAGGCATAGACCGTGCAGAGGACCACCAGAACCATGTCGTAGCTCAGCGACAGCAGCATGCTAGAGTCCCGTACATTACACTTCAAAATGACAGTCTGACGTTTTTCCGGAGTTGTGAACCGCCGTGTGCCAGGCACTTCTACGAGTAGCCAGACAGACACCAACAAGAGCTGCACGGAGATCAACAACAGACAGATGAACACCTGTGAGCTGGGACTGATGAAGCGTGGCTTCTGTGCTCCGCCCTCTTTTACACCGCTGAAGATGCGAGCGATGCGATTGGTCTTCGTGAGCAAGGCGGAGTAGCATACTGCAAACGAGGTACCGAGGCCTAACCTCCGCAGCGTGCACACGATAGGCGAAGGTTTTGCAATGAATATGAAAGTCATGACGTAGGACATGAAGACGCCCAGCAGCAGGATGTAGCACAGCTCACGACCGGACGCTTTGACCAGTGGCGTGTCGTTGTGCCGAATGAAAACAACAAAGACCATTAAGGTACATATGAAGCCAACGCATGCAATCGAGATGGGTCCAATGGCCCAAGCATCCTCCCACATGATGTAGTCCTCAGGAAGGTCGTAGCATCCGGTCAGGTCAGGACGGGGCCATTGGCCGGGTGCACAGGGCATGCATGTGAACTCATCTGGCAGGTATTCATAGGGCTCACAAGGTGTACAAATCCAGCAACAGTATTCGCCTGCTTGCATCTTCTTCATCTCATTGGGAGCACAAGGATCACTGCATTGGGACGTGGGTACATCCGCTCCCCTCGGCCAGCCAATCAAGCCCTCATTTAGGGTAAGACTCTCTGCCCACTCTCCAACCTGGATATAAGTGAACTTGTCGCTGCCTGGCACACGCTGGTAGTTGAAGATGTTGTATCGGCCCATTCCGTCACCATACGCATCAAACTTTACTTGATTCTCCGAGCCAGCAGGGGAGAACGGAGCttgagagagagtaagagaaagACGGGAGAAGTTAATTCACACATATCAAGTGGAACGAAACACATTATTAACTCGAGAACAGATAGTTCCCTTTATGACTGTCTTTGGTTATTATCAGTAAGTACGTAAATGGCTGCAGGCTCATGAAGCAATTATAGTAGGCAAAGAAAAGTATCATCAAATCTCTAAACAAAATGACTTTGCAACACCATTCGATTTTGAGCAGAGTTTGGTTTGATGAGGAACCGTGCTGCTTACTGTCAGGGTTTATGTGCTAGGTATTGGTTTTATTGTTCATATGAAGTCTCCCATACAACCCATACTGTAGCTCGGGGCTCTGGGAGTAAGCGTCCTTGGTCAGCACATTGCAAAATAAGACACGG is a genomic window containing:
- the LOC127977304 gene encoding metabotropic glutamate receptor 3-like, translating into MMWSALRALLLVLLGTRVLVSTGDSPRKEIKIDGDLVLGGLFPIHEKGMGMDECGRINEDRGIQRLEAMLFAIDQINQDVGLLPGVALGVHILDTCSRDTYALEQALEFVRASLTKVDDTEFICPDGSYALQEDSPLAIAGVIGGSFSSVSIQVANLLRLFQIPQISYASTSAKLSDKSRYDYFARTVPPDFYQAKAMAEILRAFNWTYVSTVASEGDYGETGIEAFEQQARLRNICIATSEKVGRSSAKRSSYEAVVRQLLQKPTAHVAVLFLRSDDARELIAAATRLNASFLWVASDGWGAQESIVKGNEFTADGAITLELAAHPIPEFNRYFQSLTPLNNHRNPWFKDFWEQKFQCSLGTTSAAGAGTPKPPCDPELAVDKSNFEPESKIMFVVNAVYAMAHALHRMQRTLCTNTTRLCDAMRSLDGRKLYRDFLLHVNFRAPFSPAGSENQVKFDAYGDGMGRYNIFNYQRVPGSDKFTYIQVGEWAESLTLNEGLIGWPRGADVPTSQCSDPCAPNEMKKMQAGEYCCWICTPCEPYEYLPDEFTCMPCAPGQWPRPDLTGCYDLPEDYIMWEDAWAIGPISIACVGFICTLMVFVVFIRHNDTPLVKASGRELCYILLLGVFMSYVMTFIFIAKPSPIVCTLRRLGLGTSFAVCYSALLTKTNRIARIFSGVKEGGAQKPRFISPSSQVFICLLLISVQLLLVSVWLLVEVPGTRRFTTPEKRQTVILKCNVRDSSMLLSLSYDMVLVVLCTVYAFKTRKCPENFNEAKFIGFTMYTTCIIWLAFLPIFYVTSSDYRVQTTTMCISVSLSGFVVLGCMFAPKVHIIMFQPQKNVASHRLNMNRFSVSGPATSYASQASVSAQYVPTVCNGREIVDSTTSSL